The Streptomyces lienomycini sequence GAACCCGGCCTCGGTGAGCGCCTTGCAGGCGGAGGCGATCGCGTAGGCGCCGATGACGTTGGGCGACCCCGCCTCGTGCCGGGCGGCGTTCTCGTGCCAGCGCACGTCCACGCTGCCGTCCGCGCGCCGGGTGACGCTGCGGCTGGCGCCGCCGCCGGCGAGGTACGGCTCGGCCTCGCGCAGCCAGTCGGCCCGCCCGGCCAGCACGCCGGAGCCGAACGGGGCGTACAGCTTGTGTCCGGAGAAGGCGACCCAGTCCACGTCCAGGTCGGCCACGGAGACGGGGTGGTGCGGGGCGAGCTGGGCGGCGTCCAGCACGATCCGGGCACCGTGCGCGTGGGCGGCGGCGGCCAGTTCACGCACCGGCCACAGCTCGCCGGTGACGTTGGAGGCGCCGGTGACGCAGACCAGGGCGGGCCCGTACGGCTCGCGGGCGGCGAGGGCGCGCTCCAGGGTCTCGACGGCCTCGGCGGGCGTGCGCGGGGCGTCCAGGCAGGTCACGTCCGCGTCCCGCCAGGGCAGCAGCGAGGCGTGGTGCTCGGTCTCGAAGACGAAGACCCGGCATCCGGCGGGCAGGGCGCCTGCGAGCAGGTTGAGGGAGTCGGTGGTGGAGCGGGTGAAGACGACCTGGTCGTCGTCGCGGCAGCCGAGGAAGCCGGCGACGGTCCCGCGGGCGTTCTCGAACAGGTCGGTGGACAGCTGCGAGAGGTACCCGGCACCCCGGTGGACGCTGCCGTAGTACGGGGCGTAGGCGGCGACGTCGTCCCAGACCCGCTGGAGCGCGGGCGCGCTGGCGGCGTAGTCGAGCGCGGCGTAGGCGACCTCGCCGCCGGTGACGAGCGGGACGGTGACGTCGCGGCCGAGAACGGGCAGCGGGGTGGCGACAGCGGTGGGTACGGACATGGCGGACTCCCGTGAGGACCAGCGCGCGGCAGGGCGCTGTGAAGTGAAGAGAAGAAGGCTGCGTGCGGAGGCGGGGCTCTGCGGCCCTATCGCATTCGCTGGTTCACGGGAGACTCCCTCGGACGACCCAGGACCCCTGGACCCACACTCTTCGAAAGCGTGCGAGGGGTCCGCGCTTGCCGCGGACCTTGCTGTCCACGACCTGGTCTTCACCCGGGGCACCCCGCCACGGACGGAGGGTTGCCGGACAGTCGGCCGGGGCCTCATGACTGTCACTCATGACCTGTCGGAAAATCTAGGGCAAGTGATCGGCGTCCCGCAACCCGGGTCCGGATCGCGGGACGCACGTCACAGCGGAGCGCTCCTACGCGTGGCTGGCGGCCACCCAGCGGTCCAGGGCGCGCTTGGCGGCGCCCGAGTCGATCGCCTCGGCCGCCCGGTCCATGCCGGTCCGCAGCCGCTCGGCCAGGGTCCCCCCGCCGGGGTTCAGGGCCTCCAGGGCGGCCGCCGAGTTCAGCAGTACCGCGTCCCGTACCGGGCCCTGCTCGCCGGCCAGCAGACGGCGGGCCACGTCGGCGTTGTAGGACGCGTCGGCGCCGCGCAGGGCCTCCACCGGCACCAGGTCGATGCCGACGTCGCGGGGGTCGAAGACCTCCTCGGTCACCGCGCCGTCGCGCACGACCCAGACCCGGGACGTGGCGGTCGTGGTCAGTTCGTCGAGGCCGTCGTCACCGCGGAAGACCAGGGACGAGTGGCCGCGCTCGGCGAAGACACCGGCGATGATCGGGGCCATCCGGGCGTGGGCCACCCCGATCGCCTGGGCCTTCACCCGGGCGGGGTTGGTCAGCGGGCCCAGGAAGT is a genomic window containing:
- a CDS encoding aminotransferase class V-fold PLP-dependent enzyme, whose amino-acid sequence is MSVPTAVATPLPVLGRDVTVPLVTGGEVAYAALDYAASAPALQRVWDDVAAYAPYYGSVHRGAGYLSQLSTDLFENARGTVAGFLGCRDDDQVVFTRSTTDSLNLLAGALPAGCRVFVFETEHHASLLPWRDADVTCLDAPRTPAEAVETLERALAAREPYGPALVCVTGASNVTGELWPVRELAAAAHAHGARIVLDAAQLAPHHPVSVADLDVDWVAFSGHKLYAPFGSGVLAGRADWLREAEPYLAGGGASRSVTRRADGSVDVRWHENAARHEAGSPNVIGAYAIASACKALTEAGFDTLVAREEYLIGKVREGLAEVPEVRVLSLFGDDAPRVGVLSFVVEGWNSSHFAAALSAEYGIGVRDGLFCAHPLLRTLLGSDPQTQGECGAPEAAPGEKSLNAVRVSFGAGTPDEHVERFVGAVRELVSDGARWNYRTEDGRCVPDTTSADTAALASASDAA